One window of Ralstonia pickettii DTP0602 genomic DNA carries:
- a CDS encoding membrane protein (K00901: E2.7.1.107, DGK, dgkA; diacylglycerol kinase (ATP dependent) [EC:2.7.1.107]) → MPKPHPELPSDPPLQRPPQAVQSADYSIEQNPHKGNRGLTRAWHAAINSLSGLRFAVLEESAFRQELTLVVILAPWAFLLPVDVVERILLLGTLLVVLIVELLNSSVEAAIDRISLERHSLSKRAKDFGSAAVMLALVLCGGTWVAIAGPHVVRWVRALAG, encoded by the coding sequence ATGCCGAAACCCCATCCGGAACTGCCATCCGACCCGCCTCTGCAGAGGCCGCCGCAGGCAGTCCAGAGCGCTGACTATTCGATCGAGCAGAACCCCCATAAGGGCAACCGCGGCCTGACGCGCGCCTGGCATGCGGCCATCAATTCGCTTTCGGGGCTGCGCTTTGCGGTGCTCGAGGAGAGCGCGTTCCGCCAGGAGCTGACACTGGTGGTGATCCTGGCGCCGTGGGCCTTCCTGCTGCCGGTGGACGTGGTCGAGCGCATCCTGCTGCTGGGCACGCTGCTGGTGGTGCTGATCGTGGAGCTGCTCAACTCCAGCGTCGAGGCGGCGATCGACCGCATTTCGCTGGAGCGGCACAGCCTGTCCAAGCGCGCCAAGGATTTCGGCAGCGCCGCGGTGATGCTGGCGCTGGTGCTGTGCGGCGGCACCTGGGTGGCCATCGCCGGGCCGCACGTGGTGCGCTGGGTGCGGGCGCTGGCGGGCTGA
- a CDS encoding LOG family protein PA4923 (K06966: K06966): MKSVCVYCGSNPGNRPEYAEGARLLGRTLAASGLALVYGGGKVGLMGIVADAVLEHGGSAIGIIPDALMQKEVGHRGLTELHVVRNMHERKQMMADRADAFIAMPGGVGTFEELFETFTWLQLGYHDKPVGLLNVGGFYDGLLGFLSHAVQEGFMKQVHADLLHVADTPAALLQKLADAPRVRVDKWQQARDKT, encoded by the coding sequence GTGAAATCCGTCTGCGTCTATTGCGGCTCCAACCCCGGCAACCGCCCCGAATACGCCGAGGGCGCGCGCCTGCTCGGCCGCACGCTGGCCGCAAGCGGACTGGCGCTGGTCTATGGCGGCGGCAAGGTGGGCCTGATGGGCATCGTCGCCGATGCCGTGCTCGAGCACGGCGGCAGCGCCATCGGCATCATTCCCGACGCGCTGATGCAGAAGGAAGTCGGCCACCGCGGCCTGACCGAGCTGCACGTGGTGCGCAATATGCACGAGCGCAAGCAGATGATGGCCGACCGAGCCGACGCCTTTATCGCCATGCCGGGCGGCGTGGGCACCTTCGAGGAACTGTTTGAGACCTTTACCTGGCTGCAACTGGGCTACCACGACAAGCCGGTGGGCCTGCTCAATGTCGGCGGATTCTATGACGGCTTGCTGGGCTTCCTCTCCCATGCCGTGCAGGAAGGTTTCATGAAGCAGGTGCATGCCGATCTGCTGCACGTGGCTGACACGCCGGCTGCGCTGCTGCAGAAACTGGCCGACGCGCCGCGCGTGCGCGTGGACAAGTGGCAGCAGGCGCGCGACAAGACCTGA
- a CDS encoding membrane protein, with amino-acid sequence MLETAALAAGMSWASGFRLYLAVFAAGVLARLGLLELPPGLQPLESWWVIGVAAVLALAEFVADKVPGFDSVWDGIHTFVRIPAGAILAAAAFGQLDPQWVVAAGLIGGTLAGTAHAAKAGTRALINVSPEPFSNWAASFTEDLTATGSLLLAFFLPVVFLVLLVVFLVVAIWLIPKLWRSVRRLHASLRGRTERPDSLPGGR; translated from the coding sequence ATGCTGGAAACCGCCGCGCTGGCCGCGGGCATGTCCTGGGCCAGCGGTTTTCGCCTCTACCTCGCCGTGTTCGCCGCCGGCGTGCTGGCGCGCCTGGGCTTGCTGGAGTTGCCGCCCGGGCTGCAGCCGCTGGAATCGTGGTGGGTCATCGGCGTGGCCGCGGTGCTGGCCTTGGCCGAATTCGTCGCCGACAAGGTGCCGGGTTTCGATTCGGTCTGGGACGGCATCCATACCTTCGTGCGCATTCCCGCCGGCGCCATCCTGGCGGCTGCGGCCTTCGGCCAGCTCGACCCGCAGTGGGTGGTCGCCGCGGGCCTGATCGGGGGCACGCTGGCCGGCACCGCGCATGCGGCCAAGGCCGGCACGCGCGCGCTGATCAACGTGTCGCCGGAACCGTTCTCCAATTGGGCGGCCTCATTCACTGAAGACCTGACCGCGACCGGCAGCCTGCTGCTGGCGTTCTTCCTGCCGGTGGTGTTCCTGGTCCTGTTGGTGGTGTTCCTGGTGGTCGCGATCTGGCTGATTCCCAAGCTGTGGCGCAGCGTGCGCCGGCTGCATGCGAGCCTGCGCGGCAGGACCGAACGACCCGATAGCTTGCCCGGCGGACGCTGA
- a CDS encoding globin (K06886: glbN; hemoglobin), with amino-acid sequence MSTESNDKPDVTAFELVGGEARVRELVDRFYDLMDLEPEFAGLRALHPPSLEGSRDKLFWFLCGWLGGPNHFIDRFGHPRLRARHMPFEIGVSERDQWMRCMALAMQDVGLPEELQLRLMQAFFQTADWMRNVAR; translated from the coding sequence ATGAGTACTGAATCCAACGACAAGCCCGATGTGACCGCCTTTGAACTGGTCGGCGGCGAAGCGCGCGTGCGCGAGCTGGTCGACCGCTTCTACGACCTGATGGACCTGGAGCCCGAGTTCGCCGGGCTGCGCGCGCTGCATCCGCCCTCGCTCGAGGGCTCGCGCGACAAGCTTTTCTGGTTCCTGTGCGGCTGGCTGGGCGGCCCCAACCATTTCATCGACCGCTTCGGCCATCCGCGCCTGCGCGCGCGCCATATGCCGTTCGAGATCGGCGTCAGCGAGCGCGACCAGTGGATGCGCTGCATGGCCCTGGCGATGCAGGACGTCGGCCTGCCCGAGGAACTGCAGCTGCGCCTGATGCAGGCGTTCTTCCAGACCGCCGACTGGATGCGCAACGTGGCGCGCTGA
- a CDS encoding tungsten ABC transporter substrate-binding protein (K05772: tupA, vupA; tungstate transport system substrate-binding protein), which yields MSPRLAQRLPRHLRRATAIACLALLSAAHAGELKLATTTSTENSGLLKYLLPRFEQKSGVNVKVIAVGSGKAMKMGEMGDVDVLLVHARKMEDAFVTAGYGVNRRDVMYNDFIVVGPANDPAGIKGGKDVLAGLRKVAGSGSKFISRGDNSGTDVMEKEYWKQLGIEPKGQPWYVSAGLGMGEVLTMAAQMPAYTLSDRATYGAYRAKTGLAIALEGDPKMFNPYGIIAVNPAKHPGTNYTDAMKLVEWMTSKEGQEAIASYKVEGEQLFFPDYKAK from the coding sequence ATGTCGCCACGCCTCGCCCAACGCCTGCCTCGTCACCTGCGCCGCGCCACGGCCATCGCCTGCCTGGCGCTGCTGTCCGCGGCCCATGCCGGCGAACTGAAGCTGGCCACCACCACCAGCACCGAGAATTCCGGCCTGCTGAAGTACCTGCTGCCGCGCTTCGAGCAGAAGTCCGGCGTCAATGTGAAGGTGATCGCGGTCGGCTCGGGCAAGGCCATGAAGATGGGCGAGATGGGCGACGTCGACGTGCTGCTGGTCCATGCCCGCAAGATGGAAGACGCCTTCGTCACCGCCGGCTACGGCGTGAACCGGCGCGACGTCATGTACAACGACTTCATCGTGGTCGGCCCGGCCAATGACCCGGCCGGGATCAAGGGTGGCAAGGACGTGCTCGCGGGCCTGCGCAAGGTGGCCGGCAGCGGCAGCAAGTTCATCTCGCGCGGCGACAACTCCGGCACCGACGTGATGGAGAAGGAGTACTGGAAGCAACTGGGCATCGAGCCCAAGGGCCAGCCCTGGTACGTCAGCGCCGGCCTGGGCATGGGCGAGGTGCTCACCATGGCGGCGCAGATGCCGGCCTATACCCTGTCAGACCGGGCCACCTATGGCGCCTATCGCGCCAAGACCGGCCTGGCGATCGCGTTGGAAGGCGATCCGAAGATGTTCAATCCGTACGGGATCATCGCGGTCAACCCGGCCAAGCATCCGGGGACCAACTACACGGACGCGATGAAGCTGGTGGAGTGGATGACGTCGAAGGAAGGGCAAGAGGCCATCGCCAGCTACAAGGTCGAGGGGGAGCAGTTGTTCTTCCCGGACTACAAGGCCAAGTGA
- a CDS encoding molybdate-binding protein: MTFRFDLFPVIAPDDNPRANGKVFQLLKAVRETGSLHRAAREIGLSYRHAWGVMRTWEEMFGRSMLDMERGRGASLTRFGERLLRAELRLRESIEPAVQKAMAEFIAELDDAQQPQTCVHFTGSHDPAVEVLAGALGQAGTPLQLDAVFCGSVEGLICLQERQSELAGFYVSPVQTAGSVAHVTLRKWLRPTSVRLLRLAWREQGLIVAPEVAREVRDLRDLARTQARFVNRQRSSGTRMLFDQLLAAQGLYPDQIAGYEETEFSNEKVAEAVHSGRAQVGFGLRMNAEAHGLGFVPLTREAYYLALRKNDQTAGWMAPVLGLLADPAFARRIEALPGYTMAEPLGILTPQEALPWFGPDGKEEG; encoded by the coding sequence ATGACGTTCCGCTTTGACCTGTTCCCCGTGATCGCGCCGGACGACAATCCGCGCGCCAACGGCAAGGTGTTCCAGCTCCTGAAGGCCGTGCGCGAAACCGGCTCGCTGCACCGCGCCGCGCGCGAGATCGGCCTGTCCTATCGGCACGCCTGGGGCGTGATGCGTACCTGGGAGGAAATGTTCGGGCGCAGCATGCTGGACATGGAGCGCGGACGCGGTGCCTCGCTGACGCGCTTTGGCGAGCGCCTGCTGCGCGCCGAGCTGCGCCTGCGCGAGTCGATCGAGCCGGCTGTGCAGAAGGCGATGGCGGAATTCATCGCCGAGCTGGATGACGCCCAGCAGCCGCAGACGTGCGTGCATTTCACCGGCAGCCATGACCCGGCGGTGGAGGTGCTGGCCGGCGCGCTTGGCCAGGCCGGCACGCCGCTGCAGCTCGATGCCGTGTTCTGCGGCAGCGTGGAGGGGCTGATCTGCCTGCAGGAGCGGCAGTCGGAGCTGGCCGGCTTCTACGTTTCGCCGGTGCAGACCGCGGGCTCGGTGGCGCACGTGACGCTGCGCAAGTGGCTGCGGCCGACCTCGGTGCGGCTGCTGCGGCTGGCGTGGCGCGAGCAGGGGCTGATCGTCGCCCCCGAGGTGGCGCGCGAGGTCCGCGACCTGCGCGACCTGGCGCGCACCCAGGCACGCTTCGTCAACCGCCAGCGCAGTTCGGGCACGCGCATGCTGTTCGACCAGTTGCTGGCCGCGCAGGGCCTGTACCCGGACCAGATCGCGGGTTATGAAGAGACCGAATTCAGCAACGAGAAGGTGGCCGAGGCGGTGCACAGCGGGCGCGCGCAGGTCGGCTTCGGGCTGCGCATGAATGCCGAGGCGCACGGGCTGGGCTTCGTGCCGCTGACGCGCGAGGCCTATTACCTGGCGCTGCGCAAGAACGACCAGACCGCCGGCTGGATGGCCCCGGTGCTGGGGCTGCTTGCCGATCCCGCCTTTGCCCGGCGCATCGAGGCGCTGCCGGGCTACACCATGGCCGAGCCGCTGGGCATCCTGACGCCGCAGGAGGCGTTGCCGTGGTTCGGGCCCGACGGCAAGGAAGAGGGCTGA
- a CDS encoding ABC transporter permease (K02004: ABC.CD.P; putative ABC transport system permease protein), which produces MPSESAIAPTTPASPVAAGASTAHGSRFSAWRQALRMARRDWLAGELYLLLFALVLAVAALTSVGFMADRMRLGLERDARQMIASDVLLVSDQPFDAAFAQRAQAAGLAVAQTVTFPSMATANGKAPAGGDAPSQLAALKAVTDGYPLRGKLKVASAPGAAEGPAEGIPAPGTVWVDEALLGALGVAVGDKLQLGSRTFRIDRIITQELDRGTGFMNFAPRVLMPLSDLEGTGLIGWGSRVTYRLLVAGPDAVGASYQKWARGEIERRKLRNTRIESLESGQPQMRATLDRAERFLSLVAVLSSMIAAVAIAMSARRYMQRHTDACAVYKCLGLTRGQILRAFGLEFLLLGAAGALAGVLIGYVAHYGLLLSLGGLLKVSLPQPSLLPAVVGVLAGLVLLTGFALPPLLALTRVPPLRVLRRDIGLPPVSAWVAYALGLGAFVSLLLVAARDLRLGLTTAGGFVAAGVVFGVLALALLTLLSRLMRGRLRGRAAMGWRFALAVLERRRGVTVLQTVALAVGLMALLLLGMTRNDLVDSWRSATPADAPNRFIINIQPDQREPLRKLLAGAGINDLLYPMVRGRLTHIGERAIRGDSFEDGRARNLVEREFNLSYADALPEGNRVIAGRWSNGADGAEAGASVEEGIAKTLGIRLGDTLRFDVAGQAVQARVTSLRKLDWGSMRVNFFVILPPQAMQGLPETYITSFHLPAASAAMGNRLIAAFPNITVVNTDMILRQIQDILDQVIAAVEFLFIFTLAAGVTVLYAALSGARDERMRDAGLLKALGASAALVRQTQYAEFLVVGGLAGFLASLGAIAVGWGLSQFVFDFPYRFNAWIVPVGVVSGMLCAFAGGWLGLREVLRQPALATLRDA; this is translated from the coding sequence ATGCCCTCCGAGTCCGCCATCGCCCCGACCACCCCCGCCAGTCCCGTTGCCGCCGGCGCGAGCACTGCACACGGCAGCCGTTTCTCCGCCTGGCGCCAGGCGCTGCGCATGGCGCGGCGCGACTGGCTGGCGGGGGAGCTTTACCTGCTGCTGTTCGCACTGGTGCTGGCGGTGGCGGCATTGACCAGCGTCGGCTTTATGGCCGATCGCATGCGCCTGGGGCTGGAGCGCGATGCGCGCCAGATGATCGCCTCCGACGTGCTGCTGGTGTCGGACCAGCCTTTCGATGCGGCCTTTGCGCAGCGGGCGCAAGCGGCAGGGCTGGCGGTGGCCCAGACCGTGACCTTCCCGAGCATGGCCACCGCCAACGGCAAGGCGCCGGCCGGCGGCGATGCGCCCAGCCAGCTTGCCGCGCTCAAGGCCGTGACCGACGGTTATCCGCTGCGCGGCAAGCTCAAGGTGGCCAGCGCACCGGGCGCGGCGGAGGGGCCGGCCGAGGGCATTCCGGCGCCCGGCACGGTGTGGGTCGACGAAGCGCTGCTGGGCGCGCTGGGCGTTGCCGTGGGCGATAAGCTGCAGCTCGGCAGCCGCACCTTCCGCATCGACCGCATCATCACGCAGGAACTGGATCGCGGCACCGGCTTCATGAACTTCGCGCCGCGAGTGCTGATGCCGTTGTCGGACCTGGAGGGCACCGGACTGATCGGCTGGGGCAGCCGCGTGACCTACCGCCTGCTGGTGGCCGGCCCCGACGCTGTGGGCGCCAGCTACCAGAAGTGGGCGCGGGGCGAGATCGAGCGCCGCAAGCTGCGCAACACGCGGATCGAGTCGCTGGAATCGGGCCAGCCGCAGATGCGCGCCACGCTGGACCGGGCCGAGCGTTTCCTGTCGCTGGTGGCGGTGCTGTCGTCGATGATCGCGGCGGTGGCGATCGCCATGTCGGCGCGCCGCTATATGCAGCGCCACACCGACGCCTGCGCGGTCTACAAGTGCCTGGGGCTGACGCGCGGACAGATCCTGCGCGCGTTCGGGCTGGAGTTCCTGCTGCTGGGCGCGGCCGGCGCGCTGGCCGGCGTGCTGATCGGCTATGTGGCGCATTACGGGCTGCTGCTGTCGCTGGGCGGCCTGCTCAAGGTGTCCTTGCCGCAGCCGTCGCTGCTGCCGGCGGTGGTGGGCGTGCTGGCGGGGCTGGTGCTGCTGACGGGCTTTGCGCTGCCGCCGCTGCTGGCGCTGACGCGCGTGCCGCCGCTGCGCGTGCTGCGGCGCGATATCGGGCTGCCGCCGGTGTCGGCATGGGTGGCCTATGCGCTGGGCCTGGGCGCCTTTGTTTCGCTGTTGCTGGTGGCCGCGCGCGACCTGCGGCTGGGACTGACCACGGCAGGCGGGTTTGTGGCCGCGGGAGTGGTGTTCGGGGTGCTGGCGCTGGCGTTGCTGACGCTGTTGTCGCGCCTGATGCGCGGGCGCCTGCGCGGCCGCGCGGCGATGGGCTGGCGCTTCGCGCTGGCCGTGCTGGAGCGCCGCCGCGGGGTGACGGTGCTGCAGACCGTGGCGCTGGCGGTGGGGCTGATGGCGCTGCTGCTGCTCGGCATGACCCGCAACGACCTGGTCGACTCGTGGCGCAGCGCCACGCCGGCCGATGCACCCAACCGCTTCATCATCAATATCCAGCCCGACCAGCGCGAACCGCTGCGCAAGCTGCTGGCGGGTGCGGGAATCAACGACCTGCTGTACCCGATGGTGCGCGGGCGCCTGACCCATATCGGCGAGCGCGCGATCCGTGGCGACAGCTTCGAGGACGGGCGCGCGCGCAACCTGGTGGAGCGCGAGTTCAACCTGTCCTATGCCGATGCGCTGCCCGAGGGTAACCGCGTGATTGCGGGGCGATGGTCCAACGGCGCGGATGGCGCGGAAGCGGGTGCGTCGGTGGAGGAGGGCATCGCCAAGACGCTGGGCATCCGGCTCGGCGACACGCTGCGCTTCGACGTCGCGGGCCAGGCCGTGCAGGCGCGCGTGACCTCGCTGCGCAAACTCGACTGGGGCTCGATGCGGGTCAACTTCTTCGTGATCCTGCCGCCGCAGGCGATGCAGGGGCTGCCCGAGACCTATATCACGTCGTTCCACCTGCCTGCGGCCAGTGCCGCGATGGGCAACCGGCTGATCGCGGCCTTCCCCAACATCACCGTGGTCAATACCGACATGATCCTGCGTCAGATCCAGGACATCCTGGACCAGGTGATCGCGGCGGTGGAGTTCCTGTTTATCTTCACGCTGGCCGCGGGCGTGACCGTGCTGTACGCGGCGCTGTCCGGCGCGCGCGACGAGCGCATGCGCGACGCCGGCCTGCTCAAGGCGCTGGGCGCATCGGCCGCACTGGTGCGGCAGACGCAGTACGCCGAGTTCCTGGTGGTGGGCGGGCTGGCCGGATTCCTGGCGAGCCTGGGCGCGATCGCGGTGGGCTGGGGGCTGTCGCAGTTCGTCTTTGACTTCCCGTACCGCTTTAATGCCTGGATTGTGCCGGTCGGCGTGGTTTCTGGCATGCTGTGCGCTTTTGCCGGCGGCTGGCTGGGCCTGCGCGAAGTGCTGCGCCAGCCCGCGCTGGCGACCTTGCGTGATGCCTGA
- a CDS encoding membrane protein has protein sequence MTAPLPEAARRVLDFWFDTPGSAGWNTARRPWFTKSDEYDAEIRRQFLADWQAAHEGATDDWSVTPEGACARVVLLDQFPRNMFRNDPRSFATDAQALALAKRIVATGRDRALPTDHHRMFCYMPFEHSEALEDQDEAVRLMTQLRDASGGKVDVVEWAEKHRVIIARYGRFPHRNAVLGRQSTPQELALLRQPGSSF, from the coding sequence ATGACAGCCCCGTTGCCTGAGGCCGCCCGACGCGTGCTCGATTTCTGGTTCGATACGCCTGGTTCGGCCGGCTGGAACACCGCGCGCCGCCCTTGGTTCACCAAGTCGGACGAATACGATGCTGAGATCCGCCGTCAATTCCTCGCCGACTGGCAGGCCGCCCATGAGGGCGCCACGGACGACTGGTCGGTCACCCCCGAGGGCGCGTGCGCGCGCGTGGTGCTGCTCGACCAGTTCCCGCGCAACATGTTCCGCAACGACCCGCGCAGCTTTGCCACCGACGCGCAGGCGCTGGCGCTGGCCAAGCGCATCGTCGCCACCGGCAGGGACCGCGCGCTGCCGACCGACCACCACCGCATGTTCTGCTACATGCCGTTCGAGCATTCGGAAGCACTGGAAGACCAGGACGAGGCGGTCCGGCTGATGACGCAGCTGCGCGACGCCAGCGGCGGGAAGGTGGATGTGGTGGAGTGGGCCGAGAAGCACCGCGTGATCATCGCGCGCTATGGCCGCTTCCCGCACCGCAACGCGGTGCTGGGCAGGCAGAGTACGCCGCAGGAACTGGCGTTGCTGCGGCAGCCGGGCTCGTCGTTCTGA
- a CDS encoding FAD-binding molybdopterin dehydrogenase (K13481: xdhA; xanthine dehydrogenase small subunit [EC:1.17.1.4]) gives METQTIRFFHRGQVKEVSDAPITRTVLQYLREDARCTGTKEGCAEGDCGACTVVIGELQDGGDIEFKAVNSCIQFLPTLDGKALITVEDLRQADGTLHPVQEAMVECHGSQCGFCTPGFVMSLWALYQQHTPGGESPSRQTICDALTGNLCRCTGYRPIIDAGERMMALPAPAADKLDPKQIAETLRNLKRGETFRYRAQGQEFFAPRTAAEFGTIKAAQPDIRILAGSTDVGLWVTKQFRELGNLLYVGQVEDLNQIGERDGMIEIGAAVTLEKAYAALNASHPELEEMWKRFASLPIRNAGTLGGNIANGSPIGDSMPALIALGTEVVLQHGETRRTMPLEDLYLAYQKTAMQPGEFVAALRVPVAGPQHFRTYKLSKRFDEDISAVCAAFGITVQDGIVSEARIAFGGMAATPKRAAATEAALTGQPWNEATARAGMAALAQDYTPLSDMRATASYRSRGAANLLYRFWLETSNEALPAAAVNVRAPGAGAIAIVTA, from the coding sequence ATGGAGACGCAAACCATCCGCTTTTTCCATCGCGGCCAGGTCAAGGAAGTATCCGACGCCCCCATTACCCGCACCGTGCTGCAGTACCTGCGTGAGGACGCGCGCTGCACCGGCACCAAGGAAGGCTGCGCCGAAGGCGACTGCGGCGCCTGCACCGTCGTGATCGGCGAGTTGCAGGACGGCGGCGACATCGAATTCAAGGCGGTCAACTCCTGCATCCAGTTCCTGCCCACGCTCGACGGCAAGGCCCTGATCACGGTCGAAGACCTGCGCCAGGCCGATGGCACGCTGCACCCGGTGCAGGAAGCCATGGTCGAATGCCACGGATCGCAATGCGGATTCTGCACCCCGGGTTTCGTGATGTCGCTGTGGGCGCTGTACCAGCAGCACACGCCCGGCGGCGAATCCCCTTCGCGCCAGACCATCTGCGACGCGCTGACCGGCAACCTGTGCCGCTGCACCGGCTATCGCCCGATCATCGACGCCGGCGAGCGCATGATGGCCCTGCCCGCCCCAGCGGCCGACAAGCTCGACCCGAAGCAGATCGCCGAGACGCTGCGCAACCTGAAGCGCGGCGAGACCTTCCGCTACCGCGCGCAAGGGCAAGAGTTCTTTGCTCCGCGCACCGCGGCCGAGTTCGGCACGATCAAGGCGGCGCAGCCCGATATCCGCATCCTGGCCGGCAGCACCGACGTCGGCCTGTGGGTGACCAAGCAGTTCCGCGAGCTGGGCAACCTGCTCTACGTGGGCCAGGTGGAAGACCTTAACCAGATCGGGGAACGCGACGGCATGATCGAGATCGGCGCCGCCGTGACGCTAGAGAAAGCCTATGCCGCGCTGAACGCCTCCCACCCCGAGCTGGAAGAAATGTGGAAGCGCTTTGCCTCGCTGCCGATCCGCAATGCCGGCACGCTGGGCGGCAATATCGCCAACGGTTCGCCCATCGGCGACTCGATGCCGGCGCTGATCGCGCTGGGCACGGAAGTGGTGCTGCAACACGGCGAAACCCGCCGCACAATGCCGCTCGAAGACCTGTACCTGGCCTACCAGAAGACCGCGATGCAGCCGGGCGAATTCGTCGCCGCGCTGCGCGTGCCGGTGGCGGGCCCGCAGCACTTCCGCACCTACAAGCTGTCCAAACGTTTTGACGAGGATATTTCCGCCGTGTGCGCCGCATTCGGCATCACCGTGCAGGACGGCATCGTCAGCGAGGCGCGCATCGCCTTCGGCGGCATGGCCGCCACGCCCAAGCGCGCCGCCGCCACGGAAGCGGCCCTGACCGGCCAGCCGTGGAACGAAGCCACTGCCCGCGCCGGCATGGCCGCGCTGGCGCAGGACTACACGCCGCTGTCCGACATGCGCGCGACCGCGTCGTACCGCAGCCGCGGCGCCGCCAACCTGCTGTACCGCTTCTGGCTGGAAACCAGCAATGAAGCGCTGCCTGCGGCAGCTGTCAACGTCCGCGCTCCTGGCGCCGGCGCCATTGCCATCGTCACGGCCTGA
- a CDS encoding LysR family transcriptional regulator — protein sequence MHGRDHLDTYLLRVLHTLLTEQSVTRTAVRLGQSQPAISNTLKRLREITGDAILVRGKNGMVPTERGRELLALAEQSLAAMDRIARPPQQFDPATTTRTFHLGAPDYLDAFFLPNIVERVRRLAPGAKLFVHPMTSSSDFLEDLEQGQLDIVVGNWLSPPEHLHISPLFDDEVVCMLGAQHPLARKGLTLKHYLEMPHLAPAPYASMQRSMIDQALAEQGYKRNIQVTLPYFGLVPYVLMKTDMVFTTGRQFAAHYAQYLPIRMVPSPVSFPRMRFYQLWHERCHAAPDVMWMRRMIAEVATDLPQLPRLETEAG from the coding sequence ATGCACGGACGCGACCATCTCGATACTTATTTGCTGCGGGTGCTGCACACCCTGCTGACCGAGCAGAGCGTCACCCGTACCGCCGTACGCCTGGGCCAGTCGCAGCCCGCCATCAGCAACACGCTGAAGCGGCTGCGCGAGATCACCGGCGACGCCATTTTGGTGCGGGGCAAAAACGGCATGGTGCCGACTGAGCGCGGCCGCGAACTGCTGGCGCTGGCCGAGCAGAGCCTGGCCGCGATGGACCGCATCGCCCGCCCGCCGCAGCAGTTCGACCCCGCCACCACCACGCGCACCTTCCACCTGGGCGCGCCGGACTACCTGGACGCCTTCTTCTTGCCCAATATCGTCGAGCGTGTGCGCCGGCTGGCGCCTGGGGCGAAGCTGTTCGTGCATCCGATGACCTCGTCGTCGGATTTCCTGGAGGACCTGGAGCAGGGGCAGTTGGATATCGTGGTCGGCAACTGGCTGTCGCCGCCCGAGCACCTGCATATCTCGCCGCTGTTCGACGACGAGGTGGTGTGCATGCTCGGCGCGCAGCACCCGCTGGCGCGCAAGGGGCTGACGCTCAAGCACTACCTGGAGATGCCGCACCTGGCGCCGGCGCCCTATGCATCGATGCAGCGCAGCATGATCGACCAGGCGCTGGCCGAGCAGGGCTACAAGCGCAATATCCAGGTGACGTTGCCGTATTTCGGGCTGGTGCCGTATGTGCTGATGAAGACCGATATGGTTTTCACCACCGGGCGCCAGTTTGCGGCGCACTATGCGCAATACCTGCCGATCCGGATGGTGCCATCGCCGGTGTCGTTCCCGCGCATGCGCTTTTACCAGCTCTGGCACGAGCGCTGCCATGCGGCGCCGGATGTGATGTGGATGCGGCGGATGATCGCGGAGGTGGCGACAGACCTGCCGCAGTTGCCGCGGCTGGAGACCGAGGCGGGCTGA
- a CDS encoding TetR family transcriptional regulator has protein sequence MEPKPQTGPRRTRDRILDVSLRLFNEVGEPNVTTTTIAEAMEISPGNLYYHFRNKDDIINSIFVRFEQEMERRLKMPDDRKATLDESWGYLQYMSEFMWNYRFLYRDINDLLARNRMLETNFKRIVEQKKRFAHEICRQFIEDGEMEATPEQVEAICTNMVVIATYWLSFQFVQHPRQYNDPEQIRGYLHGSSYHIFSILAPYLRGRPREAFDQLARDYAAAKTAAEAAKEKK, from the coding sequence ATGGAACCGAAACCGCAAACCGGCCCCCGCCGCACCAGGGACCGCATCCTCGACGTCTCGCTGCGCCTGTTCAATGAAGTCGGCGAACCGAACGTCACCACCACCACGATCGCGGAAGCGATGGAGATCAGCCCCGGCAATCTCTACTACCACTTCCGCAACAAGGACGACATCATCAACTCCATCTTCGTGCGCTTCGAGCAGGAGATGGAGCGCCGCCTGAAGATGCCGGATGACCGCAAGGCCACCCTCGACGAAAGCTGGGGCTACCTGCAGTACATGTCCGAGTTCATGTGGAACTACCGCTTCCTGTATCGCGACATCAACGACCTGCTGGCGCGCAACCGGATGCTGGAGACCAACTTCAAGCGCATCGTCGAGCAGAAGAAGCGGTTCGCGCACGAGATCTGCCGCCAGTTCATCGAAGACGGCGAGATGGAAGCCACGCCCGAGCAGGTCGAGGCCATCTGCACCAACATGGTGGTAATCGCCACCTACTGGCTGTCGTTCCAGTTCGTGCAGCATCCGCGCCAGTACAACGATCCCGAGCAGATCCGCGGTTACCTGCACGGCTCGAGCTATCACATCTTCTCGATCCTTGCACCCTACCTGCGCGGCCGGCCCCGGGAAGCCTTCGACCAGCTTGCGCGCGACTACGCGGCAGCCAAGACAGCCGCCGAAGCGGCAAAGGAGAAGAAGTGA